The Phycisphaerae bacterium genome includes a window with the following:
- a CDS encoding PD40 domain-containing protein, translating to MKIRTDVVNTAPTGAPSGFHRACRGLLSMVVAALCVAATAPARAQSDSDGFQPHGGMMRFPDVSASQIVFVYGNDLWLVPREGGTAEPLASPPGLEVFPRFSPDGKTIAFTGNYEGDQDIYTIPVDGGIARRVTHHAATEIVYDWSPTGEIIFYSNGQAGLPRMMQLFTVPPEGGLPARLPVPYGANGTISPDGKWLAYTPHTRDNRTWKRYRGGMATDIWLFHLMNHTSKKITDWEGTDSQPMWHGKTLYYISDDGPHPRLNIWAYDTVSGQREQITDFADYDVKWPAVGPGGDGKGEIVFQHGPDLMLLDLGTRQTRKVEVTIPGDRPTVREQLVDADDFVQSASISPTGKRALIEARGDIWSLPAKHGSPRQLTRTSGVAERDPAWSPDGKWMAWFSDETGEYEVYLNAADGKGEPRKISNGQGPYYYNPTWSPDSKFLAFQDKTGAMYLHDLEKNETRHFDDEPFAAAPRLSWSSDARWIAYPKGGDNLQSAIWIYDVGADEKHQVTSGMFNDTWPTFDRKGDYLAFASNRDFSSPQYEDVGTTFVYTETDRLFVVPLRAKVGSPWAPKSDEEVIKGDGKKDAEKKDEGEDESKENGKEAGDKESDEPKDRMLVEDEGEEKGPHATKMRGEKAGEDEGSDAKGTSDKDGAVEIELDGFEQRALPLPVDRGAFYNLAFNHKGDLLYMRRGNRLQDEKNVLHIFDLKDEDKKENTVIEDVFGFDISADGKKLLVRKRGTMAIIDAAKGQKLTDRLPLGDMNARVNPREEWKQMFREAWRIERDFFYAPNMHGVDWQAVYDQYLPMLDDCVSREDVDYALGEMIAELNVGHAYVRGGGDYEETPNVNVGMLGCDFEFADGAYRISRIIEGGPWDYDARGPLSEPGVDVKVGDYLLEVNGVPVDPTRDPWAAFQGLAGKTVTLTVSSKPTLDDDARKVVVDLLRSEGDLRYRAWIEANRAYVAQKSDGRIGYIYVPNTGVDGQNNLFRQFYGQRDRDALIIDERWNGGGQIPTRFVELLDRPLVNFWARRDGKDTPWPPDAHHGPKCMLINGLAGSGGDYFPFYFRHRGVGKLIGTRTWGGLVGISGNPVLIDGGRVTAPRFAFYELDGTWGIEGHGVDPDIEVIDDPAKMVGGGDPQLDAAIEYLLGELKRNPPLKVKRPPFPDRSGMGIRESDK from the coding sequence ATGAAAATTCGAACTGATGTCGTTAACACGGCCCCAACGGGCGCGCCGAGTGGATTTCATCGCGCTTGCCGTGGACTACTTTCCATGGTCGTGGCCGCCTTGTGCGTCGCGGCAACCGCCCCGGCGCGGGCCCAGTCCGATTCCGACGGATTCCAGCCGCACGGCGGCATGATGCGCTTCCCGGATGTCAGCGCGTCACAGATCGTGTTCGTGTATGGAAACGACCTGTGGCTCGTCCCGCGCGAGGGGGGAACCGCCGAACCGCTCGCGAGTCCGCCAGGATTGGAAGTCTTTCCGCGCTTCAGCCCCGACGGAAAGACCATTGCCTTCACGGGCAATTACGAGGGTGATCAGGATATCTACACGATTCCGGTGGATGGCGGCATCGCGCGGCGGGTGACCCACCACGCGGCCACCGAAATCGTCTACGACTGGTCCCCCACCGGCGAGATCATCTTTTACTCCAACGGGCAGGCGGGCCTGCCGCGGATGATGCAGTTGTTTACCGTCCCTCCCGAGGGCGGACTTCCGGCCAGGCTCCCCGTTCCGTACGGCGCGAACGGGACCATCAGCCCGGACGGCAAGTGGCTGGCCTACACGCCGCACACGCGCGACAACCGAACGTGGAAGCGCTATCGCGGCGGCATGGCCACGGATATCTGGCTGTTTCACCTGATGAACCACACGTCGAAGAAGATCACGGACTGGGAGGGAACGGACTCGCAGCCCATGTGGCACGGCAAGACGCTCTACTACATATCCGACGACGGCCCGCATCCGCGGCTGAACATCTGGGCCTATGACACGGTCTCCGGTCAGCGCGAACAGATTACGGACTTCGCCGACTACGACGTGAAATGGCCTGCGGTCGGCCCCGGCGGCGACGGCAAGGGCGAGATCGTTTTTCAGCACGGTCCCGACCTGATGCTGCTCGATCTGGGCACGCGGCAGACGCGGAAGGTGGAGGTGACCATTCCCGGCGATCGTCCTACCGTGCGCGAGCAGCTCGTCGATGCGGATGACTTCGTGCAGAGCGCCAGCATCTCGCCCACCGGCAAGCGCGCGTTGATTGAAGCCCGGGGCGATATCTGGTCGCTGCCCGCCAAGCACGGCTCGCCGCGCCAGCTCACGAGGACGTCCGGCGTGGCCGAGCGCGATCCTGCATGGAGTCCGGACGGGAAGTGGATGGCCTGGTTCTCGGATGAAACCGGGGAGTACGAGGTCTACCTGAATGCGGCGGACGGGAAGGGTGAGCCGCGCAAGATTTCCAACGGTCAGGGCCCCTACTACTACAACCCGACGTGGTCGCCCGACTCCAAGTTCCTGGCATTCCAGGACAAGACGGGAGCGATGTACCTGCACGATCTGGAAAAGAACGAAACGCGGCATTTCGACGACGAGCCATTCGCCGCGGCGCCGCGCCTGAGCTGGTCGTCCGACGCGCGCTGGATTGCCTATCCCAAGGGCGGGGACAATCTCCAGTCGGCCATCTGGATCTACGACGTCGGCGCCGACGAGAAGCATCAGGTTACCTCCGGCATGTTCAACGATACCTGGCCCACCTTCGACCGGAAGGGTGACTATCTGGCGTTCGCCAGCAATCGCGATTTCAGCAGTCCCCAATATGAAGACGTGGGAACGACGTTCGTCTATACGGAGACCGATCGGCTGTTCGTGGTTCCGCTTCGCGCCAAGGTGGGTTCGCCCTGGGCGCCCAAGAGCGACGAAGAAGTGATCAAGGGCGACGGCAAGAAGGACGCCGAGAAGAAAGACGAGGGCGAGGACGAATCGAAGGAAAACGGCAAGGAGGCCGGCGACAAGGAAAGCGACGAGCCGAAGGATCGCATGCTGGTGGAAGACGAGGGCGAGGAGAAAGGCCCCCATGCCACAAAAATGAGGGGCGAGAAGGCCGGCGAAGATGAGGGCAGCGATGCCAAGGGCACATCGGATAAGGACGGCGCTGTCGAGATCGAGCTGGATGGATTCGAGCAGCGCGCCCTGCCGCTCCCCGTCGACCGCGGCGCGTTCTACAACCTCGCCTTCAATCACAAGGGCGATCTGCTCTACATGCGGCGCGGCAACCGTCTTCAGGATGAGAAGAACGTTCTGCACATCTTCGATCTCAAGGACGAGGACAAGAAGGAAAACACGGTCATCGAGGACGTATTCGGGTTCGATATATCCGCCGATGGCAAGAAGCTGCTGGTGCGCAAACGCGGCACGATGGCCATCATCGACGCCGCCAAGGGCCAGAAGCTCACCGACCGCCTCCCACTGGGCGACATGAACGCCCGGGTTAATCCCCGCGAGGAATGGAAGCAGATGTTCCGCGAGGCCTGGCGGATCGAGCGTGACTTCTTCTACGCGCCGAATATGCACGGTGTGGACTGGCAGGCCGTGTACGACCAATACCTGCCCATGCTGGACGATTGCGTCTCGCGCGAGGACGTTGACTACGCGCTGGGGGAGATGATCGCGGAGCTCAACGTGGGGCACGCCTACGTGCGCGGCGGCGGAGACTATGAAGAAACGCCCAACGTGAACGTGGGCATGCTCGGCTGCGACTTCGAGTTCGCTGACGGTGCGTACCGCATCAGCCGCATCATCGAGGGCGGGCCCTGGGACTATGATGCCCGCGGACCGCTTTCTGAGCCCGGGGTTGACGTCAAAGTCGGTGATTACCTCCTCGAGGTAAATGGCGTCCCCGTCGATCCGACACGTGATCCGTGGGCGGCGTTTCAGGGCCTGGCAGGCAAGACCGTCACGCTCACGGTCAGCAGCAAGCCCACGCTGGACGACGACGCCCGCAAGGTCGTGGTCGACCTCCTCCGATCCGAAGGCGACCTTCGCTACCGCGCCTGGATCGAGGCGAACCGAGCCTACGTTGCGCAAAAGAGCGACGGCCGTATCGGCTATATCTATGTTCCGAATACGGGCGTTGACGGGCAGAACAATTTATTCCGCCAGTTCTATGGACAGCGTGATCGTGATGCATTGATTATCGACGAGCGCTGGAACGGCGGCGGTCAGATTCCCACGCGTTTCGTCGAACTGCTCGATCGCCCGCTGGTGAACTTCTGGGCGCGTCGCGACGGCAAGGACACGCCGTGGCCTCCGGACGCGCACCATGGGCCCAAGTGCATGCTCATCAACGGATTGGCGGGCTCGGGGGGAGACTATTTCCCATTCTATTTCCGGCATCGCGGCGTGGGCAAGCTGATCGGCACGCGAACGTGGGGAGGCCTGGTGGGCATCTCCGGAAATCCCGTGCTGATCGACGGCGGGCGCGTCACGGCTCCACGCTTCGCCTTCTACGAGCTGGACGGCACGTGGGGTATTGAGGGGCACGGCGTCGATCCCGACATTGAAGTGATCGACGATCCGGCCAAGATGGTGGGCGGAGGCGATCCCCAGCTCGATGCGGCGATCGAATATCTGCTCGGGGAGTTGAAGCGCAATCCGCCGTTGAAGGTCAAGCGCCCGCCGTTCCCGGATCGCAGCGGAATGGGCATCAGGGAAAGCGACAAGTGA
- a CDS encoding cytochrome c family protein has protein sequence MVAPAVADPQVGVAASEVALVLPTLGEDAKFLGSKDCKKCHIKEFKSWEDTAHAKAFETLKPNQHAEAKSAANLDPSKDYTQDAKCVACHTVGFGKPGGFEMFAADNADKAKEMENLMGVGCESCHGAGGAYIGFHEELKKSKAEYTDAEMMAKGLVKPDANTCTECHNDKSPTFKGFNYEESKAKGVHEAFPLKQRKE, from the coding sequence ATGGTGGCTCCGGCGGTTGCGGACCCGCAAGTCGGGGTAGCGGCGAGCGAGGTGGCGCTGGTTCTCCCGACCCTGGGTGAGGACGCCAAGTTCCTGGGCTCCAAGGACTGCAAGAAGTGCCACATCAAGGAGTTCAAGAGCTGGGAGGACACCGCCCACGCGAAGGCGTTCGAGACGCTCAAGCCCAATCAGCATGCCGAGGCCAAATCGGCGGCCAACCTCGACCCGTCGAAGGATTACACACAGGATGCCAAGTGTGTCGCCTGTCATACCGTGGGCTTCGGCAAGCCCGGCGGATTCGAGATGTTCGCGGCGGACAACGCCGACAAGGCCAAGGAGATGGAGAATCTGATGGGCGTGGGCTGCGAATCCTGCCACGGCGCCGGCGGCGCGTACATCGGTTTCCACGAGGAATTGAAGAAGAGCAAGGCCGAGTACACCGACGCCGAGATGATGGCCAAGGGCTTGGTCAAGCCGGACGCCAACACCTGCACCGAATGCCACAATGACAAGAGCCCGACATTCAAGGGATTCAACTATGAAGAGTCCAAGGCCAAGGGCGTTCATGAGGCCTTCCCGCTGAAGCAGCGCAAGGAGTAA
- a CDS encoding glycosyltransferase: MQEVATQPVELKLLKDAIGTAYFDAFLSKVDSLRRAIGDRTVWHINSTPQGGGVAEMLLPMMGYAQSLGLKFRWLVLEGDTHFFEVTKRIHNNLHGVAGDGGPLGDDERRAYEATQARAADGLARFVKPGDVVICHDPQTTGLVPHAHRLDASVVWRSHIGFDGRNEHTEQAWTFLAPYLQGAKRFIFTRDSYVPPQIDRSRVTIVPPSIDPTSMKNRPMGSDHCRAILVAAGILEGPLEDAPPRFRRTDGSWSSIERAADVIHLGRAPRADRRLVVQVSRWDRLKDPTGVLRGFADYLARDHSSLVLAGPNVSGVADDPEGGRVLDEVFVAWRNLPHEARRHVHIACLPMADREENAAIVNALQRHATVLIQKSLCEGFGLTVTEAMWKEKPVIASAVGGIQDQIEDGVHGLLLPDPSDLEAFATAIARVLDDSDLAARLARNARERVTERFLMTRHVLQYLELVAGL, from the coding sequence ATGCAAGAGGTCGCGACGCAACCCGTCGAATTGAAACTTCTCAAGGATGCCATCGGCACTGCGTACTTCGACGCATTCTTGTCCAAAGTCGATTCCCTGCGCCGAGCCATCGGCGATCGGACCGTCTGGCACATCAACTCCACGCCCCAGGGCGGCGGTGTGGCGGAAATGCTCCTGCCCATGATGGGGTACGCGCAGTCTCTGGGCCTGAAGTTCCGCTGGCTTGTCCTCGAGGGCGACACGCACTTCTTCGAAGTAACCAAGCGCATTCACAACAACCTGCATGGTGTTGCGGGGGACGGTGGTCCGCTCGGAGACGACGAACGTCGCGCTTACGAAGCGACGCAAGCCCGCGCGGCCGACGGCCTGGCCCGGTTCGTCAAGCCCGGCGATGTCGTCATCTGCCACGATCCGCAGACGACCGGTCTGGTTCCGCACGCCCACCGCCTCGATGCCTCCGTCGTGTGGCGGTCGCACATCGGATTCGACGGCCGCAACGAGCACACCGAGCAGGCGTGGACGTTTCTGGCGCCCTACCTGCAAGGGGCCAAGCGGTTCATTTTCACGCGCGACAGCTACGTGCCGCCGCAGATCGACCGGTCCCGCGTGACCATCGTTCCCCCGTCCATCGATCCGACCAGCATGAAGAATCGCCCGATGGGCTCCGACCACTGCCGGGCCATTCTCGTCGCGGCCGGTATCCTCGAGGGACCGCTGGAGGACGCGCCGCCGCGCTTCCGCCGGACCGACGGGAGCTGGTCATCCATCGAGCGGGCCGCGGACGTCATTCATCTCGGCCGGGCACCGCGCGCTGATCGCCGTCTCGTGGTGCAGGTATCGCGGTGGGACCGTCTGAAAGACCCCACCGGCGTACTTCGCGGGTTTGCCGACTACCTTGCCCGCGATCACAGCTCGCTGGTTTTGGCAGGCCCGAACGTGTCGGGCGTCGCGGACGACCCCGAAGGCGGTCGCGTGCTCGACGAAGTCTTCGTTGCCTGGCGCAATCTGCCGCACGAAGCGCGGCGCCACGTGCACATTGCCTGCCTGCCCATGGCCGACCGCGAGGAGAACGCCGCCATCGTAAACGCCCTTCAACGGCATGCGACGGTGCTCATTCAAAAGAGCCTTTGCGAAGGATTCGGACTGACGGTCACCGAGGCGATGTGGAAGGAAAAGCCCGTCATTGCCAGCGCCGTCGGCGGGATCCAGGATCAGATCGAGGATGGGGTCCACGGGCTGCTTCTGCCCGACCCGAGCGACCTGGAGGCCTTCGCAACAGCCATTGCCCGGGTTCTCGACGACAGCGACCTCGCCGCGCGGCTGGCGCGAAACGCCCGCGAGCGCGTGACCGAGCGATTCCTCATGACCCGGCACGTCCTTCAGTACCTGGAGCTCGTGGCGGGGCTCTGA
- a CDS encoding sigma-70 family RNA polymerase sigma factor codes for MTSGKNSRASGQADEQAENRLLERLREGDPVAADEFVRANIQRALAVAGRFLPDETDAFDAVQDAFVSALKAVPDFQGSSRLSTWLHRIVVNAALMKLRKKKRLRERSLEDLLPRFVEDGHRSNTQPAWRGTPEQLLRASEFRTKVHEKIAELPESYRNVLILRDIQGLSTAETALHLDDSEEAVKTRLHRARQALRKLFEEELSA; via the coding sequence ATGACGTCGGGAAAAAACAGTCGCGCATCCGGGCAGGCTGACGAGCAGGCTGAAAATCGGCTGCTCGAGCGCCTGCGCGAGGGTGATCCCGTCGCGGCCGATGAGTTCGTCCGCGCGAACATCCAACGTGCCTTGGCCGTCGCCGGACGGTTTCTCCCTGATGAGACCGACGCCTTTGACGCCGTGCAGGACGCTTTCGTATCGGCTCTCAAGGCCGTTCCCGATTTTCAGGGATCATCGCGGCTTTCCACCTGGCTTCACCGCATCGTGGTCAACGCCGCATTGATGAAGCTCCGCAAGAAAAAGCGCCTCCGGGAGCGGAGCCTGGAAGACCTGCTTCCCCGGTTCGTCGAAGACGGCCATCGGTCCAACACGCAACCTGCGTGGCGCGGCACGCCGGAGCAGCTCCTGCGTGCGAGCGAATTCCGCACCAAAGTCCATGAAAAAATCGCCGAGCTTCCCGAAAGTTACCGTAACGTGCTGATTCTGAGGGACATCCAAGGATTGAGCACGGCCGAGACGGCACTGCACCTGGACGACTCGGAGGAGGCGGTGAAGACACGGCTGCATCGGGCGCGGCAGGCGCTGCGCAAGCTATTTGAGGAGGAACTCTCCGCGTGA
- a CDS encoding zf-HC2 domain-containing protein — MSELTCRELIDFLDDYFAGALAREQREIFDRHLAFCPDCVAYLKTYADTVELVRKSCDECPEQSASSDVPEDLIQAILSATRRPS; from the coding sequence GTGAGCGAATTGACGTGCCGAGAGCTGATCGATTTCCTCGACGACTACTTCGCGGGCGCACTGGCCCGTGAACAAAGGGAGATTTTCGATCGTCATCTGGCCTTCTGCCCCGACTGCGTGGCCTACCTGAAGACTTATGCGGACACCGTGGAACTCGTGCGGAAATCCTGCGATGAATGCCCGGAGCAGTCGGCATCAAGCGACGTACCGGAGGACCTGATACAGGCCATACTGTCGGCCACGCGGCGCCCGTCCTAG
- a CDS encoding DinB family protein produces MMATTNRNGVNAAVVPDIATAVDGVLAQLDDLLSELTDADYTSPPARVKSGSVGEHIRHNLDHIRALLDGLVRGSVDYDARERGTDIECSRDAARQEIARLRKQLADASPRPDCAVRVRSTIRSDGQTADTSSTFGRELLFVFSHTVHHNAMIALLVAYRGIEVPARFGYAPATLHHLQRSATCAR; encoded by the coding sequence GTGATGGCAACGACGAATCGGAACGGGGTCAATGCCGCCGTCGTGCCGGACATTGCGACGGCCGTCGACGGCGTGCTCGCCCAACTGGATGACTTGCTGTCGGAGCTGACGGACGCCGACTACACCTCGCCTCCTGCCCGAGTGAAGTCCGGAAGCGTGGGCGAACACATCCGCCACAATCTCGATCACATTCGCGCGTTGCTGGACGGCCTGGTCCGCGGATCCGTGGACTACGACGCGCGCGAGCGCGGCACCGACATCGAATGCAGCCGGGACGCCGCGCGCCAGGAAATCGCTCGTTTGCGGAAACAGCTCGCCGATGCCTCGCCTCGGCCAGACTGCGCCGTTCGTGTACGGAGTACGATCCGTTCTGACGGACAGACCGCAGATACGTCGAGCACCTTCGGCCGCGAGCTTCTCTTCGTGTTCAGCCACACCGTCCACCACAACGCCATGATCGCGCTGCTGGTCGCCTACCGGGGGATCGAGGTCCCCGCAAGATTCGGCTACGCCCCCGCGACGCTGCACCACCTGCAACGGTCGGCAACATGTGCACGCTGA
- a CDS encoding NRDE family protein, producing MCTLTILAPQQVGGRRGAADDVQATDVTLRIAFNRDESRRRPAGLPPRMRRYGDRSAIMPIDPVSDGTWIAVNDRGLCLVLLNAYDADPKAAEADWASGSDPQPKASRGTIIPRLMHHATAVSAFEEGEGLSPGEFPPFRLLLIDENSVGQVRSNGLALESILESVERSPIMYTSSGLGDAVVDLPRRELFVTCFRAGRNPADAQDEFHRHRWQDRPHLSVDMERPDARTVSRTVVEISRREIRMRYESIAPDGASEHYTQTLPRSFATA from the coding sequence ATGTGCACGCTGACCATATTGGCCCCGCAGCAGGTCGGGGGTCGACGGGGCGCGGCGGATGACGTCCAAGCAACGGATGTCACCCTGCGCATCGCGTTCAATCGCGACGAAAGCCGAAGACGGCCGGCCGGACTCCCCCCGCGAATGCGCCGCTACGGCGATCGCTCGGCCATCATGCCCATTGATCCCGTTTCCGACGGTACCTGGATTGCCGTGAACGACCGCGGTCTGTGCCTGGTGCTGCTGAATGCCTACGACGCGGACCCGAAAGCGGCGGAGGCGGATTGGGCATCAGGGTCGGATCCCCAGCCCAAGGCCAGTCGGGGAACGATCATCCCGCGGTTAATGCACCACGCGACTGCGGTATCGGCTTTCGAGGAGGGAGAGGGATTGTCGCCCGGCGAATTCCCACCGTTTCGATTGCTGCTGATCGACGAGAATTCCGTGGGTCAGGTTCGTTCCAATGGACTCGCCCTCGAGTCAATTCTGGAGAGCGTCGAACGCTCGCCGATCATGTATACTTCCTCAGGACTGGGTGATGCCGTCGTGGACCTGCCGCGACGCGAGCTGTTCGTAACATGCTTCCGCGCCGGGAGGAATCCGGCCGATGCCCAGGACGAGTTTCACCGCCACCGCTGGCAGGACAGGCCGCATCTCAGCGTGGACATGGAGCGTCCCGATGCGCGCACCGTAAGCCGGACGGTCGTCGAAATTAGCAGGAGGGAAATCCGGATGCGCTACGAGTCAATCGCACCGGATGGCGCATCCGAACACTATACGCAGACACTGCCCCGGTCGTTTGCTACCGCATGA
- a CDS encoding VTT domain-containing protein yields MNLLAIILGTFFSEDLTCIHVGLLIQAGKLDVFTGLLGCYIGILAGDFGLWFLGRTGRHFAGRWSWLARRMPHDWADRPRALFEGYDWATVFAARFFPGARMPVYLAAGALGRKAHRFLLVAAAAALIWTPLLVGGVALVGERLVAPLERFFKVGWVAVVVAALMLFLGVRLLTLLATESGRLRLWVRISRIYRWEFWPTWLFYIPLLPWLAWLAIRHRGLTVFTSANPAMPHGGIVGESKWDILRRLPPEWIVPTALITTGPPGERAAEVAGEMEKHGWTFPMILKPDVGERGAGLKQLHSLAEAEAYFAKVEGPVLLQCYHPGPFEAGIFYYRMPGNARGRIFSITDKVFPQLTGNGHSTARDLIWHDSRLRMQARTFLARLDGQADRVLADGEQLTLAVSGNHCQGTLFRDGSHLITPELEDAIDGIARQVEGFYIGRFDVRYGNVKALRAGQGFQIVELNGASSESTNVYDPSWPIHRAYGVLARQWALLYAIGARNRDQGHAPTPARKLWSEVRRYYRHRHVPTLAD; encoded by the coding sequence ATGAACCTGCTCGCCATCATCCTGGGCACATTCTTCTCCGAAGATCTCACGTGCATTCACGTGGGACTGCTTATTCAGGCGGGGAAACTTGACGTCTTCACGGGGCTGCTGGGCTGCTACATCGGCATCCTCGCGGGGGACTTCGGTCTGTGGTTTCTGGGTCGAACCGGGCGCCACTTCGCCGGGCGCTGGTCCTGGCTGGCGCGGCGGATGCCCCATGACTGGGCGGATCGCCCGCGGGCGCTCTTCGAGGGCTACGACTGGGCGACGGTTTTCGCGGCGCGCTTCTTCCCCGGGGCGCGAATGCCCGTGTACCTCGCCGCCGGTGCCTTGGGCCGCAAGGCGCATCGATTCCTGCTCGTCGCCGCTGCGGCCGCCCTGATCTGGACGCCGCTATTGGTCGGAGGAGTAGCCCTGGTCGGCGAGCGGCTTGTCGCTCCCCTCGAGCGTTTCTTCAAGGTCGGTTGGGTGGCGGTGGTCGTCGCGGCGCTCATGCTTTTTCTCGGCGTCCGCCTTCTGACGCTTCTGGCAACGGAGAGCGGGCGACTTCGCCTCTGGGTCCGAATCTCGCGCATTTACCGGTGGGAGTTCTGGCCGACCTGGTTGTTCTATATACCGCTACTCCCCTGGCTGGCGTGGCTTGCGATACGCCATCGCGGGTTGACCGTCTTCACGTCGGCGAACCCGGCCATGCCGCACGGCGGCATCGTCGGCGAATCGAAATGGGACATTCTCCGGCGACTTCCCCCGGAGTGGATCGTCCCCACAGCCCTGATTACCACCGGCCCCCCTGGCGAGCGCGCGGCCGAGGTTGCCGGCGAAATGGAAAAACATGGGTGGACATTCCCCATGATTCTCAAACCCGACGTCGGCGAGCGCGGCGCGGGATTGAAGCAGCTGCATTCGCTTGCAGAAGCGGAAGCGTACTTCGCAAAGGTCGAAGGGCCCGTGCTTCTCCAATGCTACCACCCGGGGCCGTTCGAAGCCGGTATCTTTTATTACCGAATGCCCGGTAACGCGCGCGGGCGCATCTTCTCCATCACCGACAAGGTATTCCCGCAATTGACCGGAAACGGTCACTCCACGGCACGGGATCTGATCTGGCATGATTCCCGACTGCGCATGCAGGCACGCACGTTTCTCGCCCGACTGGACGGACAAGCCGACCGCGTGCTTGCCGACGGAGAGCAACTCACTCTGGCGGTCTCCGGCAACCACTGCCAGGGAACGCTGTTCCGTGACGGTTCTCACCTGATCACACCGGAACTCGAGGATGCAATTGACGGAATCGCCCGGCAAGTGGAAGGCTTCTACATCGGACGATTCGACGTGCGCTATGGCAACGTGAAGGCGCTTCGCGCGGGCCAAGGCTTTCAGATCGTGGAACTCAACGGGGCGAGTTCCGAGTCAACCAACGTGTACGATCCTTCGTGGCCCATCCACCGCGCGTACGGGGTCCTGGCCCGGCAATGGGCGCTGCTCTATGCGATCGGCGCCCGAAACCGCGACCAAGGCCACGCGCCGACACCCGCCCGTAAGCTCTGGAGCGAAGTTCGCCGCTACTACCGCCACCGCCACGTGCCGACCCTGGCGGACTAG
- a CDS encoding PilT/PilU family type 4a pilus ATPase — translation MNRDNQTAGNGLPESRHSTVDQLGPGTPSSALAILHAAVDRQASDVHFVPGFPPTYRVHGRLEPAGPQALAAEEVGAMVAAVLPPPMRERMRRGEQKNFDCSVAFEHERRTVRFRANAFLARGDWCICLRHVPEEIPTFEWMGFPKPLAEKLVAHRNGLVVITGVTGSGKSTTLAALVHLLNQQGGSRVITVEEPIEYVHCPIGSTIITQREVGRDVDSFYDGLKYGLRQDPDVVLIGEIRDPETARMALSAAETGHLILTTLHTKDAKGAITRIVDLFPHDAQEDVRTQLSLSLRSVVSQHLLPSALPGDKRSLALEVLHVNDPVRIAIKFGKIESIESSIQTGKRDGMITLDEDLRRLVLAGKVALPTARRFAKDPDTLGGA, via the coding sequence ATGAATCGCGACAACCAAACTGCTGGAAACGGGCTTCCGGAATCACGTCATTCGACGGTCGATCAGCTCGGGCCCGGAACGCCCTCCTCGGCGCTGGCCATTCTCCATGCCGCCGTGGATCGTCAGGCGTCGGACGTGCATTTCGTCCCCGGATTTCCGCCGACGTATCGCGTACACGGCCGGCTCGAACCGGCGGGACCGCAGGCGCTGGCCGCGGAGGAGGTCGGGGCGATGGTCGCGGCCGTGCTCCCGCCGCCGATGCGGGAACGCATGCGCCGCGGCGAGCAGAAGAACTTCGATTGCTCCGTGGCGTTCGAGCACGAGCGTCGCACGGTTCGCTTCCGGGCCAATGCCTTTCTCGCCCGGGGGGATTGGTGCATCTGCCTGCGGCATGTTCCCGAAGAGATTCCGACCTTCGAATGGATGGGTTTCCCAAAGCCGCTGGCGGAGAAGCTCGTTGCCCATCGCAACGGGCTGGTGGTCATCACCGGGGTCACCGGATCGGGAAAATCCACCACGCTGGCGGCGCTGGTTCACCTGTTGAACCAGCAGGGCGGCTCGCGGGTCATCACCGTCGAGGAACCCATCGAGTACGTCCACTGTCCGATCGGATCGACGATCATTACGCAGCGCGAAGTGGGCCGGGACGTGGACTCGTTCTATGACGGGCTCAAGTACGGCCTGCGGCAGGATCCCGACGTCGTGCTCATCGGCGAGATTCGCGATCCGGAGACGGCGCGCATGGCGCTCAGCGCGGCCGAGACGGGCCACCTGATTCTCACCACGCTGCACACCAAGGACGCCAAGGGCGCCATCACGCGCATCGTTGATCTCTTCCCGCACGACGCGCAGGAGGACGTCCGCACGCAGCTCAGCCTGAGCCTGCGGAGCGTGGTGAGTCAGCACCTGCTGCCCTCGGCGCTGCCGGGCGACAAGCGGTCCCTTGCCTTGGAGGTGCTGCACGTGAACGATCCGGTACGCATCGCGATCAAGTTCGGCAAGATCGAATCCATCGAGTCGTCGATTCAAACCGGCAAGCGCGACGGCATGATCACGCTCGACGAGGACCTTCGCCGGCTGGTTCTGGCGGGGAAAGTTGCGCTGCCGACCGCCCGCCGCTTTGCCAAGGATCCCGACACCCTGGGCGGTGCCTGA